One stretch of Anguilla anguilla isolate fAngAng1 chromosome 5, fAngAng1.pri, whole genome shotgun sequence DNA includes these proteins:
- the LOC118228084 gene encoding circadian-associated transcriptional repressor-like — protein MTASDSDCSIDWLASDDEDSSCGDVASESDCRRKAAGAGRATPKPEPEPSGAEPRAASAQHRAAAREGADNPDCAESWDRPSGRQEPQTAPACRSGQKRPCCQGAPEPRGKPLEAEADKLLHYKCRELQCYILPLTSILNGLQSGRYRERLSSFQESVAMDRIRRILGVLQNPCMGERYINIILKVEVMLKTWFPNVKPVDQQAGGHEQDAMPSKRQKISPVNMAPSISASVPASHCALPSNSKAQQASEAAAPGAHSATNLKWLHTSPICSPAEEPSTRAPRQRATPRARAVTQDNAVSSSTDPDPEGDPAPNHKACPLPPQSQPPSGKISAPCLERLLKSTESIVTRRGVGGAVESGWS, from the exons ATGACAGCTTCAGATTCGGATTGCTCCATTGACTGGCTGGCGAGCGACGATGAGGACAGCAGCTGCGGCGACGTCGCCTCCGAGTCAGACTGCAGGCGGAaagcggcgggggcggggcgggccaCGCCCAAACCTGAGCCCGAGCCTTCGGGGGCGGAGCCCCGCGCCGCGAGCGCCCAGCACCGCGCCGCTGCGAGGGAGGGGGCCGACAACCCCGACTGCGCCGAGTCCTGGGACCGTCCCTCAGGGAGGCAGGAGCCGCAGACCGCGCCCGCGTGCCGCTCGGGCCAGAAGAGGCCCTGCtgccagggggcgccagagccCAGGGGGAAGCCGCTGGAGGCAGAGGCGGACAAGCTGTTACATTACAAG TGCAGGGAACTGCAGTGTTACATCCTTCCACTGACCTCCATTCTCAACGGTCTCCAGTCTGGAAGATACAGAGAAC GTCTCAGCAGTTTCCAGGAGAGCGTTGCAATGGACAGGATCCGGCGAATATTAGGGGTCCTGCAGAATCCGTGTATGGG TGAACGCTACATCAACATCATTCTGAAAGTGGAGGTGATGCTGAAGACCTGGTTCCCAAATGTGAAGCCCGTAGACCAGCAGGCTGGAGGCCATGAACAGGACGCCATGCCCTCCAAGAGGCAGAAG ATCTCTCCAGTCAACATGGCCCCTTCCATCTCCGCTTCAGTCCCAGCATCCCACTGTGCCCTCCCCTCCAACAGCAAGGCCCAGCAGGCGAGCGAGGCCGCCGCGCCGGGCGCACACTCCGCCACAAACCTCAAGTGGCTCCACACGTCTCCCATCTGCTCCCCCGCAGAGGAGCCCAGCACGAGGGCGCCACGGCAACGGGCCACGCCCAGGGCGAGGGCCGTCACCCAGGACAACGCTGTTTCCTCCAGCACGGACCCTGACCCCGAAGGTGACCCGGCCCCCAACCATAAGGCCTGCCCCCTGCCACCCCAGAGCCAGCCCCCTTCTGGAAAAATCAGTGCCCCCTGTTTGGAGAGACTGCTGAAGTCCACAGAGAGCATTGTCACTCGCAGGGGTGTAGGGGGCGCCGTGGAGAGCGGCTGGTCATAG